From a region of the Cucumis sativus cultivar 9930 chromosome 6, Cucumber_9930_V3, whole genome shotgun sequence genome:
- the LOC101203721 gene encoding myb family transcription factor IPN2 — MYHATKKPSSMTSHDRPMCVQGDSGLVLTTDPKPRLRWTVELHERFVDAVTQLGGPDKATPKTIMRVMGVKGLTLYHLKSHLQKFRLGKQPHKEFNDQSIKDGIRASALELQRNSGSSSTLMDRSMNEMHMEVQRRLHEQIEVQRHLQLRIEAQGKYMQSILEKACQTLAGENIAAATAASAGPFKTTSNNMGTTTNLVSDAAIKDFISPHHTFPPFQDMNNLFNSDPPPPPPPLIDCLKKPSPFISGAGKTPIFWPDDLRLQDLGTPSATLAPAPPPIGGPPDLDSLQLEMYESKPPPPTPLLAVGNNAMNEKKFDMTLKLERPSPPRSGHSDERVNNNNNGMANNNNPTMSQPQGRNSSFG, encoded by the exons ATGTACCATGCCACCAAGAAACCTTCCTCTATGACTTCTCATGACAGGCCAATGTGTGTTCAAGGCGATTCCGGTCTCGTCCTCACCACCGACCCCAAACCCCGTCTCCGTTGGACCGTCGAGCTCCACGAGCGCTTTGTCGACGCTGTCACTCAACTTGGTGGCCCTGATA AAGCTACCCCTAAGACCATCATGCGGGTTATGGGTGTCAAGGGTCTCACTCTCTACCATCTCAAAAGTCATCTTCAG AAGTTCAGACTTGGAAAGCAACCTCACAAGGAATTCAATGATCAATCAATAAAGGATGGTATAAGAG CTTCAGCCTTGGAACTTCAGAGAAACAGTGGATCTTCTTCCACCTTAATGGACCGTAGTATGAACGA AATGCATATGGAGGTCCAGAGACGACTGCATGAACAAATTGAG GTACAAAGACACCTTCAATTGAGAATTGAGGCTCAAGGCAAATACATGCAAAGCATACTGGAGAAAGCTTGCCAAACCCTCGCCGGCGAAAATATAGCCGCAGCCACCGCCGCCTCCGCCGGACCTTTCAAAACCACTTCCAACAATATGGGAACAACCACCAACCTTGTCTCAGACGCCGCCATCAAAGACTTCATTTCACCTCACCACACCTTCCCTCCTTTTCAAGACATGAACAACCTATTTAACTCTGACCCGCCACCACCTCCGCCGCCTCTCATTGACTGCCTCAAAAAGCCCAGCCCCTTCATCTCTGGGGCCGGTAAGACCCCCATTTTCTGGCCAGACGATCTCCGGCTCCAAGACTTAGGAACTCCTTCTGCCACCTTAGCACCCGCGCCCCCTCCCATCGGTGGCCCACCCGACTTGGACTCTCTACAGTTGGAAATGTATGAATCCAAACCGCCACCACCAACGCCGCTACTCGCTGTTGGCAACAACGCCATGAATGAGAAGAAGTTTGACATGACGTTAAAGCTCGAGAGACCATCCCCACCGCGATCGGGACATTCGGATGAAAGggtgaataataataataatggtatGGCTAACAATAACAACCCTACAATGTCACAGCCACAGGGAAGAAATTCTTCATTtggttaa
- the LOC101217822 gene encoding uncharacterized protein LOC101217822, whose protein sequence is MSILWEKSETWRWVVRKTRDSKSFFFTFATVCGLVPGLIGYCVMQATNSTNEQLEARLRQNARPESLMMGQVNRERLAEYLGELQRKEDTNDRYVAALEGKTLTRKPYVRIQPIPNQSNDATVKEQQIKKENK, encoded by the exons ATGTCGATTCTGTGGGAGAAGAGCGAGACATGGAGATGGGTAGTGAGGAAAACCCGAGATTCCAagtccttcttcttcactttcGCCACCGTCTGCGGCCTCGTTCCCGGCCTTATTGGCTACTGCGTTATGCAAGCCACCAATTCCACCAACGAACAACTCGAAGCTCGCCTCCGCCAAAATGCTAGGCCTGAATCTCTT ATGATGGGGCAAGTAAACCGAGAGAGACTGGCAGAATATCTAGGTGAGCTGCAGAGGAAGGAGGACACAAATGATCGCTATGTTGCTGCTTTGGAAGGAAAGACATTGACAAGGAAGCCATATGTGAGAATTCAACCAATCCCGAATCAAAGCAACGATGCCACTGTCAAGGAACAACAGATCAAGAAGGAAAACAAATAA
- the LOC101203964 gene encoding NAC domain-containing protein 96 — MAPMTLPPGFRFHPTDEELVAYYLDRKINGRSIELEIIPEIDLYKCEPWELPDKSFLPSKDMEWYFYSPRDRKYPNGSRTNRATKGGYWKATGKDRVVQSQKRAVGMKKTLVYYKGRAPHGVRTNWVMHEYRLLHSQLATATTSSPSTKDSYALCRVFKKATIVPKTVGEKTNGVDPEAPVWQMADEQDMQVDDGGGAPESSRGGIESNEDGDSFDHFLYEYNPKIFSSENSSSDLTQGNVADDLPVLVTSDNEANSSADNLYPIHIDCPSNYMQIPNNFIEHENNLHYQHPYYPPLEVEDFPQLNIMGETKSLMKPECMDEYMKSFDKFRDSMNGSLEEILSLCSLPNMQEDNHNLQQHSSLLQ; from the exons ATGGCTCCCATGACACTTCCTCCAGGGTTTCGCTTCCACCCGACAGACGAAGAACTTGTTGCTTACTATTTGGATAGGAAGATCAATGGCCGCTCCATCGAGCTTGAGATCATTCCTGAGATCGACCTTTATAAATGCGAACCCTGGGAATTACCCG ATAAGTCGTTTTTGCCGAGCAAAGATATGGAGTGGTACTTCTATAGTCCTCGGGATCGGAAGTACCCTAATGGGTCGAGAACAAATCGAGCGACGAAAGGCGGGTATTGGAAGGCCACTGGGAAAGACCGAGTGGTTCAGTCGCAGAAGCGAGCAGTTGGGATGAAGAAAACTTTGGTGTATTATAAAGGAAGAGCTCCTCATGGGGTTAGAACTAATTGGGTTATGCATGAATATCGTCTTCTCCATTCTCAACTTGCCACCGCAACAACGTCGTCTCCTTCGACCAag GACTCCTATGCGTTGTGTCGTGTATTCAAGAAGGCAACTATAGTACCGAAAACGGTTGGGGAAAAGACAAATGGGGTCGACCCCGAAGCACCGGTTTGGCAAATGGCGGACGAGCAAGACATGCAGGTTGACGATGGTGGTGGTGCGCCAGAAAGTTCGAGAGGAGGGATAGAAAGCAATGAAGATGGTGACAGttttgatcattttctttatgaatATAACCCTAAAATCTTCAGCTCTGAAAACTCCTCCTCCGATCTCACACAAGGAAATGTCGCCGATGACTTGCCGGTGCTGGTGACCTCCGATAATGAAGCCAATAGTTCAGCTGATAATCTGTATCCAATCCACATTGATTGCCCTTCAAATTATATGCAG attccaaacaattttattgagCACGAGAATAATCTTCACTATCAACATCCTTACTATCCACCGTTAGAGGTCGAGGACTTCCCGCAGCTAAACATAATGGGGGAAACAAAGTCGTTAATGAAGCCCGAGTGTATGGACGAGTACATGAAGTCGTTCGATAAGTTCAGAGACTCCATGAATGGAAGTTTAGAGGAGATTTTGTCACTGTGTAGTCTTCCCAATATGCAAGAAGATAATCATAATCTCCAACAACACTCTTCCTTATTACAGTAa
- the HEMH gene encoding ferrochelatase-2, chloroplastic-like, whose protein sequence is MDSAIQASSSPASSSAFRSPCLTSASQNCKFPLPTSRVVGSKRHRAFRLHMDACPTKCHVVSRYSFELPDSQSIFSKKSINKFFPPPRALVASNTQNTSAAPLIGEDKVGVLLLNLGGPETLDDVQPFLFNLFADPDIIRLPRLFRFLQRPLARFISVLRSPKSREGYASIGGGSPLRKITDAQAEELKKALWQKDVPAEVYVGMRYWHPFTEEAIEQIKKDGISKLVVLPLYPQFSISTSGSSLRLLEGIFREDEYLVNMQHTVIPSWYQREGYIKAMADLIEKELKTFDFPEQVMVFFSAHGVPLAYVEEAGDPYKAEMEECVDLIMEELEKRRITNSYTLAYQSRVGPVEWLKPYTDETIIELGQKGVKSLLAVPISFVSEHIETLEEIDVEYKELALKSGIEKWGRVPALGCEPTFITDLADAVIESLPYVGAMAVSNLEARQPLVPLGSVEELLAAYDSQRRQLPPPVTVWEWGWTKSAETWNGRAAMLAVLVLLVLEVTTGEGFLHQWGIFPLFHQ, encoded by the exons ATGGACTCTGCAATTCAGGCTTCATCTTCTCCGGCTTCGTCTTCAGCATTTCGTAGTCCATGTCTCACCTCTGCGTCTCAGAACTGCAAGTTCCCATT GCCAACTTCCAGAGTCGTGGGCTCTAAAAGACACCGCGCCTTCAGGCTTCATATGGATGCTTGTCCTACAAAATGTCATGTTGTTTCTAGATACTCTTTTGAATTGCCTGATTCACAATCCATATTCTCTAAGAAatcaatcaacaaattttttccGCCTCCGAGAGCATTGGTTGCTTCAAACACTCAAAATACTTCGGCTGCGCCTTTAATTGGAGAAGACAAGGTTGGAGTGTTGTTGCTGAACCTTGGAGGTCCAGAGACTCTTGATGATGTGCAACCTTTCTTGTTTAACCTCTTTGCTGACCCG GATATAATACGGTTGCCACGATTGTTCCGTTTCCTCCAAAGACCATTGGCACGCTTTATTTCTGTTCTAAGATCACCCAAAAGTAGAGAAGGCTATGCCTCAATTGGCGGTGGTTCTCCTTTGCGAAAGATAACTGATGCACAG GCTGAAGAGTTGAAGAAGGCTTTATGGCAAAAAGATGTTCCAGCTGAAGTGTATGTCGGTATGCGTTACTGGCATCCATTCACTGAAGAAGCAATTGAACAG ATAAAAAAAGACGGGATATCGAAGCTTGTCGTTCTCCCTCTTTATCCCCAATTTTCAATATCCACTAGTGGTTCAAGCCTACGGCTCTTGGAGGGTATCTTCAG GGAGGATGAATATCTTGTTAACATGCAACATACGGTAATACCTTCCTGGTACCAGCGTGAAGGGTATATAAAGGCCATGGCAGATTTGATTGAGAAGGAATTAAAAACTTTTGACTTTCCTGAGCAG GTAATGGTATTTTTTAGTGCACATGGAGTCCCCCTTGCATACGTTGAAGAGGCTGGTGACCCCTACAAAGCAGAGATGGAGGAATGCGTGGATTTGATCATGGAAGaattagaaaagagaaggatAACAAATAGCTACACCCTTGCTTATCAG AGTAGAGTTGGGCCTGTGGAGTGGTTAAAACCCTACACAGATGAGACAATAATAGAGCTTGGGCAAAAAGGAGTTAAAAGCTTGTTAGCTGTACCCATTAG CTTTGTAAGTGAGCACATTGAAACTTTGGAAGAAATTGACGTGGAATATAAAGAACTGGCATTAAAATCTGGGATAGAAAAATGGGGACGTGTTCCTGCATTAGGATGTGAGCCTACTTTCATAACAGATTTGGCTGATGCCGTAATTGAAAGTCTTCCGTATGTGGGGGCGATGGCTGTATCAAATCTTGAAGCTCGGCAG cCCCTGGTTCCACTTGGTAGCGTGGAAGAGTTATTAGCAGCATATGATTCTCAACGTAGGCAGCTACCGCCACCTGTAACTGTATGGGAATGGGGTTGGACGAAAAGTGCCGAAACCTGGAATGGGAGAGCAGCAATGCTGGCTGTGCTTGTCTTACTGGTCCTAGAAGTCACAACTGGAGAGGGGTTTCTTCATCAGTGGGGAATTTTCCCCTTATTTCATCAgtga